A DNA window from Ensifer sp. WSM1721 contains the following coding sequences:
- a CDS encoding amino acid ABC transporter permease — protein MIGRLILTYPDTARRTGVFVILALITLAIYGLGVSPAWIGHVLPTASDWLAANPALARLIGAMMIASIAAVNWKALRQLPRSFQVVGVWIELFVLLMLFFYSFDLSFAFIAKKVGFLISQGVVTTLYISVISIAVATVIALVGAIAKLSKNGVIYGLATFYTSLFRGLPLLMQIYIIYLGLPQVGYVISAVPAGILALSLCYGAYMTEIFRAGIESIPRGQTEGATALGLSPSQTMGLVILPQAMRVIIPPTGNQFIAMLKDSSLVSVVGVWELMYLARTQGQTEFRHIEMLITASMIYWILSVGLEFLQSRIEARFGRFNVR, from the coding sequence ATGATTGGTCGCCTGATACTGACTTATCCGGATACCGCGCGACGCACGGGGGTTTTCGTCATCCTCGCGCTCATCACTCTCGCAATCTACGGACTCGGGGTGAGCCCGGCCTGGATCGGGCACGTGCTGCCGACGGCATCGGACTGGCTCGCCGCCAACCCTGCACTTGCAAGGCTGATCGGCGCGATGATGATCGCCTCGATCGCGGCCGTGAACTGGAAGGCGCTGCGGCAACTGCCGCGCAGCTTCCAGGTAGTCGGCGTCTGGATAGAGCTTTTCGTGCTCCTGATGCTGTTTTTCTATTCCTTCGATCTTTCCTTTGCTTTCATTGCGAAAAAGGTCGGCTTTCTGATCTCGCAGGGCGTGGTAACGACACTCTATATCTCGGTGATCTCGATTGCGGTCGCGACCGTCATCGCGCTTGTCGGGGCGATCGCGAAGCTTTCCAAGAACGGCGTCATCTACGGACTTGCGACCTTCTATACTTCCCTCTTCCGCGGCCTGCCGCTCTTGATGCAGATCTACATCATCTATCTCGGGCTGCCGCAGGTCGGCTATGTGATCAGTGCGGTTCCGGCGGGCATCCTCGCTCTTTCGCTCTGTTACGGCGCCTACATGACGGAGATTTTCCGCGCGGGCATAGAGAGCATTCCGCGGGGGCAGACGGAAGGGGCGACCGCGCTCGGCTTGAGTCCGAGTCAGACGATGGGGCTTGTGATCCTGCCACAGGCGATGCGCGTCATCATCCCGCCGACCGGCAACCAGTTCATCGCGATGCTGAAGGACTCCTCGCTCGTTTCCGTCGTTGGCGTCTGGGAGCTCATGTATCTCGCCCGCACGCAAGGGCAGACCGAATTCCGTCACATCGAAATGCTGATCACCGCCTCGATGATCTACTGGATCCTTTCGGTCGGGCTGGAATTCCTGCAATCCCGCATCGAAGCCCGGTTCGGACGCTTCAATGTCCGCTGA
- a CDS encoding DMT family transporter → MSADAKIAPARAGMRRNLRAATLGFMAFAVFSGADVLVKLMAERFQVPQVTFMITIAALVLLGVYAGATGNIGSFLPRHPRLALIRALLLAVDTLLIHYAFSMLPLAEAYLLAFLTPLLVAILAFVLLGERLSPLAWSGVMIGFAGVAIALRPGIAPLNLGHAAAAASALAFALSLVLLRRAKASESDLALVATLLVVLAATALSASMISGGLEAATATDLLGAGAAGLLLLGGHFLLVRAFRVGNASVVAPFQYSQIIWGGLYGALLFSAPIELHTIIGALVIVLSAWLVLK, encoded by the coding sequence ATGTCCGCTGATGCGAAAATCGCGCCGGCAAGGGCCGGCATGCGGCGGAACCTACGTGCCGCCACGCTAGGCTTCATGGCCTTCGCGGTGTTCTCCGGCGCCGATGTGCTGGTGAAGCTGATGGCGGAGCGCTTTCAGGTGCCGCAGGTGACTTTCATGATCACGATTGCGGCCCTAGTGCTCCTTGGCGTTTATGCCGGCGCAACCGGCAACATCGGATCGTTCCTGCCGCGCCACCCGCGTTTGGCCCTCATACGCGCGCTCCTGCTTGCCGTCGATACGCTGCTCATCCATTACGCGTTTTCGATGCTGCCGCTCGCCGAAGCCTACCTGCTGGCGTTCCTAACGCCGCTTCTGGTGGCGATACTCGCCTTTGTGCTGCTTGGCGAAAGATTGTCGCCGCTGGCCTGGAGCGGAGTGATGATCGGTTTCGCCGGCGTTGCCATTGCGCTCCGGCCGGGAATTGCGCCGCTCAATCTCGGCCATGCCGCGGCTGCGGCCTCGGCTCTCGCCTTTGCTCTTTCCCTTGTTCTCTTGCGGCGCGCGAAGGCGAGCGAGAGCGACCTGGCTCTGGTCGCGACGTTGCTCGTGGTGCTTGCCGCCACCGCCTTGAGCGCCTCCATGATCAGCGGCGGGCTAGAGGCGGCGACGGCAACCGATCTTCTAGGCGCCGGCGCGGCCGGTCTCTTGCTGCTGGGCGGCCATTTCCTCCTGGTGCGCGCCTTTCGCGTCGGCAATGCATCGGTCGTGGCGCCGTTCCAATACAGTCAGATCATCTGGGGCGGCCTCTATGGGGCTCTCCTATTTTCCGCTCCGATCGAGCTGCACACGATTATCGGCGCCCTCGTCATCGTGCTCTCCGCATGGCTCGTCCTGAAATAA
- a CDS encoding amino acid ABC transporter ATP-binding protein, which translates to MPTSIDMATSEIALRGVHKWYGRYHALDDINLLIAPREKVVICGPSGSGKSTLIRCINRLEAHEQGDITVGGVELGEDERKVDAVRREVGMVFQQFNLFPHLTILENCILAPMWVKKMPRKQAIEIAMHYLGRVRIPEQANKYPGQLSGGQQQRVAIARALCMNPKVMLFDEPTSALDPEMVKEVLDTMVALANDGMTMICVTHEMGFARQVADRVIFMDRGRIVEEGEPEEFFARPKTERASLFLSQLLH; encoded by the coding sequence ATGCCCACTTCGATCGACATGGCCACCTCGGAGATCGCGCTGCGCGGTGTCCACAAGTGGTACGGCCGCTATCACGCGCTCGACGACATCAACCTCTTGATCGCGCCGCGTGAGAAGGTGGTCATTTGCGGCCCGTCAGGCTCGGGAAAGTCGACGTTGATCCGCTGCATCAACCGCCTCGAGGCGCACGAGCAGGGCGACATCACCGTCGGCGGCGTCGAACTGGGCGAGGACGAGCGCAAGGTGGACGCCGTCCGGCGTGAGGTCGGCATGGTCTTTCAGCAGTTCAACTTGTTTCCGCACCTGACCATCCTCGAGAATTGCATCCTCGCGCCGATGTGGGTGAAGAAGATGCCGCGCAAGCAAGCGATCGAGATCGCCATGCACTATCTCGGCCGGGTGCGCATTCCGGAGCAGGCGAACAAATATCCGGGCCAGCTTTCGGGCGGTCAGCAGCAGCGGGTTGCGATCGCCAGGGCGCTCTGCATGAACCCAAAGGTCATGCTCTTCGACGAGCCGACATCCGCCCTCGATCCGGAAATGGTCAAGGAAGTGCTCGACACGATGGTGGCGCTGGCGAATGATGGCATGACCATGATCTGCGTGACGCACGAGATGGGTTTTGCACGTCAGGTGGCGGACCGGGTGATCTTCATGGACCGCGGCCGCATCGTCGAAGAGGGCGAGCCGGAAGAATTCTTCGCGCGCCCGAAGACGGAGCGCGCCAGTCTGTTTCTGAGCCAGTTGCTGCATTGA
- a CDS encoding PfkB family carbohydrate kinase encodes MASFRFAAVGDNCIDRFLPPPTRSYVGGNAINVAVQLARLGHQAFYFGAIGRDDDGAKVRGGLRDNGVHVNYLRERDGNTAYTNIDVTPAGDRIFVYEDFGVCAGYRPEPADFEALKTMDHVHIGWLDDGGALRRALSMAGVRVSQDVSVNAAAANVGVEGLSIAFGSAGEDDSRAEHLIHDFLTGGARLAVVTRGGRGSLASDGATCAAAGIRPVQVVDTTGAGDSFIAGFIAAHIAGRPLAESLHAGRDLAALTCTHIGGFPQDPQPI; translated from the coding sequence ATGGCCTCTTTCCGTTTCGCCGCCGTCGGCGACAATTGCATCGATCGCTTCCTCCCTCCCCCGACACGATCCTACGTCGGCGGTAATGCGATCAATGTCGCCGTTCAACTCGCGCGGCTCGGCCATCAGGCCTTCTACTTCGGCGCCATAGGCCGCGATGACGACGGCGCAAAGGTCCGCGGCGGACTGCGTGACAATGGTGTGCATGTCAACTACTTGCGCGAGCGCGACGGCAATACCGCCTATACCAACATCGACGTCACGCCCGCGGGCGACCGGATTTTCGTTTACGAGGATTTCGGGGTCTGTGCAGGATACCGGCCGGAGCCAGCCGATTTCGAGGCGCTGAAAACGATGGACCATGTGCACATCGGCTGGCTCGACGACGGCGGCGCGCTCCGTCGAGCGCTTTCGATGGCAGGCGTCCGCGTCTCGCAGGATGTCTCGGTGAATGCCGCTGCCGCCAATGTCGGCGTCGAGGGGCTATCGATCGCCTTCGGCTCGGCCGGCGAGGACGACTCCAGGGCCGAACACCTTATCCATGATTTTCTGACCGGCGGCGCGCGCCTCGCCGTAGTGACGCGCGGCGGCCGCGGCTCGCTTGCAAGCGATGGCGCGACATGCGCCGCGGCCGGCATCCGGCCGGTGCAGGTGGTCGACACGACCGGCGCCGGCGACAGTTTCATCGCCGGTTTCATAGCCGCCCATATTGCGGGTCGGCCGCTCGCCGAAAGCCTGCACGCCGGGCGCGATCTGGCGGCACTGACCTGCACCCATATTGGCGGGTTTCCGCAGGATCCGCAGCCGATCTGA
- a CDS encoding SIS domain-containing protein has product MLNFDEQRFLRIQSGAVALRQRLDEVIASCLEKGAENIFFLGTGGAAILMQPAAQLLQRQSRFPVFIDLPAELVVTGSANLTAKSIVVIPSLSGTTKESVAFLAKAKEVGATVLTLVGHEETPLGKGGDHAFVNFAEDDTSCESFYLQSLFIALSIMRHRGEIENYDQVVRELEALPRLLLEVKRSYEKKAEDFARILAGSDYHIITGAGNVWPEAFYYGMCILEEMQWIRTRPVHASDFFHGTLELVEKDVSVVLFKGEDSLRPLADRLENFARNYTDKLTVLDTAEFALPGISPEVRGSVSPIVLATVLERISAHLEVMRNHPLTTRRYYKRVAY; this is encoded by the coding sequence ATGCTGAACTTTGACGAACAGAGATTCCTTCGTATCCAGTCGGGCGCGGTCGCCCTCAGACAGCGCCTGGACGAAGTCATTGCGTCCTGCCTTGAAAAGGGCGCGGAGAACATCTTCTTTCTCGGAACCGGCGGCGCCGCCATTCTGATGCAGCCTGCGGCCCAACTGCTGCAGCGCCAGTCGCGCTTCCCCGTCTTCATCGACCTGCCCGCGGAACTTGTCGTCACCGGATCGGCAAACCTCACGGCGAAGTCGATCGTCGTCATCCCCTCCCTTTCCGGCACGACGAAGGAGAGCGTAGCTTTCCTCGCCAAGGCGAAGGAGGTTGGCGCAACCGTGCTGACGCTGGTCGGGCATGAAGAAACCCCGCTCGGCAAAGGTGGCGATCACGCTTTCGTCAATTTCGCCGAGGACGACACGTCCTGCGAGTCCTTCTACTTGCAATCGCTCTTCATCGCGCTTTCGATCATGCGCCATCGCGGGGAAATCGAGAACTACGACCAGGTCGTCCGCGAGCTCGAGGCGCTTCCGCGACTCCTGCTCGAGGTGAAGCGCAGCTACGAGAAAAAGGCCGAGGACTTCGCCAGAATCCTTGCCGGCTCGGATTATCATATCATCACCGGCGCAGGGAATGTCTGGCCCGAGGCCTTCTATTACGGCATGTGCATTCTCGAAGAAATGCAATGGATCCGCACCCGTCCCGTCCACGCCTCCGATTTCTTCCACGGTACGCTGGAGCTCGTCGAGAAGGACGTCAGCGTGGTTCTCTTCAAGGGCGAGGACAGCCTGCGGCCGCTCGCCGATCGCCTAGAGAATTTCGCTCGTAACTACACCGACAAGCTGACGGTGCTCGACACCGCGGAATTTGCCCTGCCCGGCATTTCCCCTGAGGTGCGCGGTTCCGTCTCGCCGATCGTTCTTGCCACCGTGCTCGAACGCATCAGCGCGCATCTCGAAGTCATGCGCAATCATCCGCTGACGACGCGGCGCTACTACAAGCGCGTTGCATACTGA
- a CDS encoding GntR family transcriptional regulator — MDEPLRDTRTLVIQLRDRIADLIRDEGLNPGDKLPTEAQLTQRFKISRPALREALKLLEQDGIIYVEHGRGRFVSPMSAVQVDRPITVFESVTDMTRHYGYETVSKVLSIAEEMPDAATAEQLRLGRGERVIRLERLRLQEDEPILYSVDYIPRSIIPSRLYDIDWSGSLLELLDKYKHRPRMSAATVSAVMLPEEVVERHDLRDFGPALLIRETCYSPSGMPVIYAIDYHRGSHFTFSFARK; from the coding sequence TTGGACGAGCCCCTTCGCGACACGCGCACTCTGGTGATCCAGCTTCGCGACCGTATTGCCGACCTGATCCGCGACGAAGGGCTCAATCCAGGCGACAAGCTGCCGACCGAGGCCCAGCTTACGCAACGCTTCAAGATCTCACGACCGGCGTTGCGCGAGGCGCTGAAACTGCTCGAGCAGGATGGAATCATTTATGTCGAGCACGGCCGGGGCAGGTTTGTTTCCCCGATGTCGGCCGTCCAGGTGGATCGACCGATCACCGTATTCGAAAGCGTCACCGATATGACGCGACACTACGGCTATGAGACGGTCAGCAAGGTGCTGTCGATCGCCGAGGAGATGCCCGATGCGGCCACGGCCGAACAATTGCGGCTTGGGCGAGGCGAGCGGGTCATCCGCCTTGAGCGGCTGCGGCTGCAGGAGGACGAACCGATCCTCTACTCCGTCGACTACATACCGCGCAGCATTATCCCCTCGCGGCTTTACGATATCGATTGGAGCGGTTCGCTGCTGGAGCTGCTCGATAAATACAAGCATCGGCCGCGCATGTCCGCAGCGACCGTCTCGGCGGTAATGCTGCCGGAAGAGGTGGTCGAGCGACATGATCTGAGGGATTTCGGACCGGCACTGCTTATCCGCGAAACCTGCTACAGTCCCTCCGGCATGCCCGTTATCTACGCGATCGATTACCATCGCGGCAGCCACTTCACCTTCAGCTTCGCGCGCAAATAG
- a CDS encoding DUF1127 domain-containing protein, whose amino-acid sequence MNVARSFNNWRRYRQTVAELGRMSTRELHDLGIDRADIHRVARAAVGR is encoded by the coding sequence ATGAACGTAGCACGCTCTTTCAACAACTGGCGCAGGTATCGTCAGACGGTTGCCGAACTGGGCCGCATGTCGACCCGCGAACTACACGACCTCGGCATCGATCGCGCCGATATCCATCGTGTTGCCCGGGCTGCCGTTGGCCGCTAA
- a CDS encoding GH25 family lysozyme — MRRLSSVSAIFLACVALSACGFGGSRDRAQRPSRETTSSVVRPASPVPSTNIVAGDVQSAPPQEALAWAGPPPEPQAFMPAERAAGMPVPSERPIAMLAPDNPAIERAPQGGRARIYSHRFRDAKPINFGKRSPRKLAVHGVDVSRWQGDIDWVKLRTQGANFAYIKATDGGDHLDPMFKKNWRRAQAAGLKRGAYHFFYWCRTAGEQADWFIRNVPREADALPPVIDVEWNGESSCKRRPSPERVREKMQVFMDKLERHYGQRPIIYTAPDFYRDNLKGAFPNHPFWLRSVAAHPSKVYPGRKWLFWQYSGSGLSHGVDGRVDLNVFNGGEEDWHNWVAARSS; from the coding sequence ATGCGTCGTCTATCGAGTGTTTCTGCAATCTTCCTCGCCTGTGTGGCTCTGTCTGCCTGTGGATTCGGGGGCAGTCGGGATCGCGCCCAGCGGCCGTCGCGAGAGACGACGAGTTCGGTCGTCCGGCCGGCAAGCCCCGTGCCTTCCACGAATATCGTCGCCGGCGATGTGCAATCCGCTCCGCCGCAGGAGGCGTTGGCCTGGGCAGGGCCTCCCCCGGAGCCGCAGGCCTTCATGCCGGCAGAACGAGCCGCAGGCATGCCCGTGCCGTCTGAGCGGCCGATCGCCATGCTTGCCCCCGACAATCCCGCGATCGAGAGGGCGCCGCAAGGCGGCCGCGCACGCATTTACAGCCACCGCTTCCGCGACGCTAAGCCGATCAATTTCGGCAAAAGGTCCCCCCGCAAGCTCGCCGTCCACGGCGTCGACGTCTCGCGCTGGCAGGGTGACATTGATTGGGTGAAGCTCAGGACGCAGGGCGCCAACTTTGCCTATATCAAGGCGACCGATGGCGGCGATCATCTTGATCCCATGTTCAAGAAGAACTGGCGAAGGGCGCAGGCAGCCGGGCTGAAGCGGGGTGCCTACCACTTCTTCTACTGGTGCCGCACCGCCGGCGAGCAGGCCGACTGGTTCATCCGCAACGTGCCGCGGGAAGCGGACGCGCTGCCGCCGGTCATCGACGTCGAATGGAACGGCGAATCGAGCTGCAAGAGGCGGCCGTCGCCTGAGCGGGTGCGGGAGAAGATGCAGGTCTTCATGGACAAACTGGAGCGGCATTACGGCCAACGCCCGATCATCTATACCGCCCCGGATTTCTACCGCGACAACCTGAAAGGGGCGTTCCCGAATCATCCCTTCTGGCTGCGCTCCGTGGCCGCCCACCCGTCAAAAGTCTACCCCGGCCGCAAATGGCTCTTCTGGCAATATTCCGGCTCCGGCCTCTCGCACGGCGTCGATGGCAGGGTCGACCTCAATGTCTTCAACGGCGGCGAGGAGGACTGGCACAACTGGGTTGCGGCACGTTCGAGCTGA
- a CDS encoding serine hydrolase: MRLIVALLSFFAVLPLVGAQERPNVSLLLESLAGRDDLKSLKTIIVAQDGRTVAEEGYRGHTPSESTNIKSASKSIVSALVGIAIDKGLLDGPEQKIAPLLKDDLPSSADPRINEITVGNLLSMQAGLGRMSGPNYGRWVSSRNWVRFALAQPFDDEPGGRMLYSTASTHLLSAILTKISGKSTLALAREWLGPVEGFRIGAWDRDPQGIYLGGNQMAMSARSLLAFGELYRNRGRTEDGQQIVPTDWVDLSWQPRTASRFTGDGYGYGWFMRRIGGDDVYYAWGYGGQMLYIVPSLRLTVVMTSDESGPSARNGYRDALHGVLAEIMAAMKAG; the protein is encoded by the coding sequence ATGAGGCTGATCGTCGCTCTCCTGTCCTTCTTCGCCGTCCTGCCGCTTGTCGGCGCGCAGGAGCGACCCAACGTGTCCCTCCTGCTGGAGAGCCTCGCCGGCAGGGACGACCTCAAATCGCTGAAAACCATCATCGTCGCACAGGACGGCAGGACGGTAGCCGAAGAGGGCTATCGCGGCCACACGCCGTCCGAATCAACCAACATCAAGTCGGCATCGAAATCGATCGTCTCCGCGCTCGTCGGAATTGCGATCGACAAGGGCCTGCTTGATGGCCCGGAGCAGAAGATCGCACCACTCCTGAAGGACGATCTGCCTTCGTCGGCCGATCCGCGCATCAATGAAATTACCGTCGGCAATCTGCTATCGATGCAGGCGGGGTTGGGGCGGATGTCAGGACCGAACTACGGTCGCTGGGTTTCGAGCCGCAACTGGGTTCGTTTCGCCCTTGCGCAGCCTTTCGACGACGAGCCGGGCGGGCGGATGCTTTATTCGACGGCCTCCACGCACCTGCTTTCGGCGATCCTGACGAAAATCAGCGGCAAGTCGACCCTGGCGCTTGCGCGCGAGTGGCTCGGCCCGGTCGAGGGGTTCAGGATCGGTGCTTGGGACCGCGATCCGCAAGGCATCTATCTCGGCGGCAATCAGATGGCGATGAGTGCGCGGTCGCTGCTCGCCTTCGGCGAGCTCTATCGGAACCGCGGCCGGACTGAGGATGGGCAGCAGATCGTCCCGACCGACTGGGTCGATCTTTCCTGGCAGCCACGCACGGCCTCCCGCTTCACCGGCGATGGCTATGGTTATGGCTGGTTCATGCGTCGCATCGGCGGCGATGATGTCTATTACGCCTGGGGCTATGGCGGCCAGATGCTCTACATCGTGCCGTCGCTGAGGCTGACCGTCGTGATGACTTCAGACGAAAGCGGGCCCTCGGCACGCAATGGCTATCGCGATGCCCTGCATGGCGTCCTGGCCGAGATCATGGCGGCTATGAAAGCCGGCTAG
- a CDS encoding peroxiredoxin, which yields MGLRINDTAPDFTAETTQGTINFHEWIGDGWAVLFSHPKNFTPVCTTELGAMAGIEGEFRKRGVKIIGISVDPVESHAKWKNDIKTATGFDVEYPLIGDRDLKVAKLYDMLPAGAGDTSEGRTPADNATVRSVYVIGPDKKIKLILTYPMTTGRNFNEILRAIDSIQLTAKHQVATPANWQQGEDVIITAAVSNEDAIQRFGSFDTVLPYLRKTKQPTA from the coding sequence ATGGGCCTCCGCATAAACGACACAGCACCCGATTTCACCGCCGAGACGACGCAGGGCACGATCAATTTCCATGAGTGGATCGGCGATGGCTGGGCTGTACTCTTTTCCCACCCGAAGAATTTCACGCCTGTCTGCACCACCGAGCTCGGCGCCATGGCCGGGATCGAAGGCGAGTTCCGCAAGCGCGGCGTCAAGATCATCGGCATCTCCGTCGATCCGGTCGAAAGCCACGCCAAATGGAAGAACGACATCAAGACTGCAACGGGCTTTGACGTCGAATATCCGCTGATCGGCGACCGCGATCTGAAGGTGGCCAAGCTTTACGACATGCTGCCGGCCGGCGCCGGCGACACCTCCGAGGGCCGTACACCCGCCGATAACGCTACCGTGCGTTCCGTCTACGTCATCGGTCCCGACAAGAAGATCAAGCTGATCCTCACCTATCCGATGACGACGGGCCGTAACTTCAACGAAATCCTGCGGGCGATCGACTCGATCCAGCTCACCGCCAAGCATCAGGTGGCGACACCGGCCAATTGGCAGCAGGGCGAGGATGTCATAATCACGGCTGCCGTGTCCAACGAGGACGCAATCCAACGCTTCGGCTCGTTCGACACCGTTCTTCCCTATCTCAGGAAGACCAAGCAGCCGACGGCCTGA
- the thiD gene encoding bifunctional hydroxymethylpyrimidine kinase/phosphomethylpyrimidine kinase, protein MTSVPPFPSVSKTPIALTIAGSDSGGGAGIQADLKTFSALGVYGASVITAITAQNTKGVSAVEDVSPNVVAAQIDAVLSDLDVGAVKIGMVSRQETITTIANGLRRFDKRAVVDPVMVATSGDPLLRPDAVAALMEELLPLALVATPNLPEAALITGRSVAEDETEMARQAEAIIRAGAHAVLIKGGHRKNGEATDLFFDGGAVVRLPAPRINTRNDHGTGCTLSAAIAAGLALGRPLGEAVTIAKAYLHAALSAGGGLKVGEGRGPVHHFHGWWGE, encoded by the coding sequence ATGACGTCTGTTCCCCCTTTCCCAAGCGTAAGCAAGACGCCGATCGCTCTCACCATCGCCGGATCGGACTCTGGCGGTGGAGCAGGCATCCAGGCGGACCTCAAGACCTTCTCGGCGCTCGGCGTCTACGGCGCCAGCGTCATCACCGCGATCACCGCCCAGAACACGAAAGGCGTCAGCGCGGTCGAAGATGTTTCACCAAACGTCGTCGCGGCGCAGATCGATGCGGTACTTTCCGATCTCGACGTGGGCGCCGTTAAGATAGGCATGGTCTCGCGCCAGGAGACGATCACTACCATCGCCAACGGATTACGGCGCTTCGACAAGCGAGCTGTCGTCGATCCCGTCATGGTCGCGACCTCGGGCGACCCCCTGCTTCGGCCGGATGCGGTTGCCGCGCTGATGGAGGAACTGTTGCCGCTGGCCCTCGTCGCCACGCCCAACCTGCCCGAAGCGGCGCTGATCACGGGGCGCTCCGTTGCCGAGGATGAAACGGAGATGGCTCGGCAGGCGGAAGCTATCATTAGGGCTGGCGCGCATGCTGTGCTTATCAAGGGCGGGCACCGGAAGAACGGCGAGGCCACCGATCTATTCTTCGACGGGGGGGCCGTTGTCCGCCTTCCTGCACCTCGGATCAACACTCGCAACGACCACGGCACCGGTTGCACGCTTTCCGCCGCGATCGCGGCCGGACTCGCGCTGGGGCGGCCCTTGGGCGAAGCGGTCACCATCGCCAAAGCCTATTTGCACGCCGCGCTCTCCGCGGGCGGCGGGTTGAAGGTTGGGGAGGGACGGGGACCCGTACACCATTTTCACGGTTGGTGGGGCGAGTGA
- a CDS encoding Tn3 family transposase — protein MTGTLDWIHDEQLRKTTTAELNKGKSRNSLVPAGRTL, from the coding sequence ATGACAGGCACCCTCGACTGGATCCACGACGAGCAGCTTCGCAAGACCACGACCGCCGAACTGAACAAGGGCAAAAGCCGCAACAGCCTTGTGCCTGCCGGCAGGACTTTATGA